One segment of Solanum lycopersicum chromosome 1, SLM_r2.1 DNA contains the following:
- the LOC101259572 gene encoding uncharacterized protein, translating to MEDQVEHKTVAVNGINMHFVEIGQGPLVLFIHGFPECWYSWRHQMSFMAKQGYRAVAPDLRGYGDTTGAPNDDPNKFTTLDIVGDLVELLNNIAPQEEKVFVVGHDWGAVVSWALCLYRPDKVKAFVCLSVAFNPRNPLNKPLDTLRKVYGDDYYVVRFQEAGVIEGEFEELGIKNVLKKFLTYRTPGPLYLKKGKPFEDTSSTNDDELPAWLSHEDIDFYANKYKQIGFTGALNYYRSIDRNWEVTAAWTGAKIQVPVKFIVGDLDITYNAPGAKDYLHKGGFKKLVPLLEDVVVLQGVGHFIHQEKPKEINEHIYNYITKISSYKNHSICAIL from the exons ATGGAGGATCAAGTAGAGCACAAAACAGTAGCTGTGAATGGAATAAACATGCATTTTGTTGAAATAGGTCAAGGCCCTTTAGTCCTCTTTATTCATGGTTTCCCAGAGTGTTGGTACTCATGGAGGCACCAAATGTCATTCATGGCTAAACAAGGTTACCGCGCGGTGGCTCCGGATTTACGCGGCTACGGAGACACCACGGGTGCACCTAATGATGATCCTAACAAGTTCACAACCCTAGATATTGTTGGTGACTTAGTAGAGTTGTTGAATAATATTGCACCACAAGAGGAGAAAGTGTTTGTTGTGGGACATGATTGGGGTGCTGTTGTTTCATGGGCTTTGTGTTTGTATAGACCTGATAAAGTTAAGGCATTTGTGTGTTTGAGTGTGGCTTTTAATCCTAGAAACCCTTTGAACAAACCACTTGACACTTTGCGCAAGGTTTATGGAGATGACTATTATGTGGTTCGATTCCAG GAAGCTGGGGTAATAGAAGGTGAATTTGAGGAGCTAGGTATCAAGAATGTTTTGAAGAAATTCTTAACCTATAGAACCCCAGGTCCACTTTACTTAAAGAAAGGCAAACCATTTGAAGATACTTCTTCTACTAATGATGATGAATTGCCTGCTTGGTTATCTCATgaagatattgatttctatgCTAACAAGTATAAACAAATTGGATTCACTGGAGCATTGAACTATTATCGATCAATAGACAG AAATTGGGAGGTTACAGCAGCATGGACAGGAGCTAAAATACAAGTACCAGTAAAGTTTATTGTAGGTGATCTTGACATTACTTACAATGCTCCTGGTGCAAAGGATTATTTACACAAAGGGGGTTTCAAGAAACTAGTGCCACTCTTGGAGGATGTTGTGGTATTACAAGGTGTTGGACATTTTATACACCAAGAAAAGCCTAAAGAAATTAATGAACATATTTACAACTACATTACAAAAATTTCATCCTATAAAAATCACTCCATCTGTGCTATTCTCTAG
- the LOC101260173 gene encoding uncharacterized protein: protein MEKVEHKTMRVNGINMHIAEMGQGPIVLFLHGFPELWYSWRHQMQFMAAHGYRVVAPDLRGFGDTTGAPKGDFTKFTTLHVVGDLVELLNIIAPDRKVFLVGHDWGAVMAWALCLYRPDKIKALVNMSVPYNPRNPIIRPIVAMRAIYGDEYYVIRFQEPGEIEAEFAQTGTKTVLEKMLTLRDPEPLKMPKGKPFDDSPVILPPWLTEEDVDYYATKYEHTGFTGGLNYYRAIDLNWELTAPWTGAKIEVPVKFIVGDLDLTYNLVGVKDYINKGGFKKNVPLLEDVVILKGVAHFLQQEKPDEVNQHIHVFFQSFSSSETSAS from the exons ATGGAGAAGGTTGAACACAAGACAATGAGAGTGAATGGGATAAACATGCACATCGCAGAAATGGGTCAAGGCCCAATAGTTCTATTCCTTCATGGCTTCCCGGAACTATGGTACTCGTGGCGCCACCAAATGCAGTTCATGGCGGCTCACGGCTATCGTGTGGTGGCACCGGACCTCCGAGGTTTTGGAGATACCACGGGAGCACCCAAAGGTGACTTCACAAAGTTCACCACCCTCCATGTTGTTGGTGATCTTGTGGAACTCCTTAACATCATTGCCCCTGATCGAAAGGTGTTTCTAGTTGGCCATGACTGGGGAGCTGTGATGGCTTGGGCCTTGTGTTTGTATAGACCAGATAAAATCAAGGCCCTTGTGAATATGAGTGTTCCATACAACCCAAGAAATCCCATTATACGGCCCATTGTAGCTATGCGCGCTATCTATGGAGATGAATACTACGTTATAAGATTCCAG GAGCCAGGAGAAATAGAAGCAGAGTTTGCTCAAACAGGAACCAAGACAGTATTGGAGAAGATGCTGACTCTGCGAGATCCTGAACCATTAAAGATGCCGAAAGGAAAACCATTTGACGACTCTCCAGTCATATTGCCCCCTTGGCTCACTGAAGAGGATGTCGATTACTATGCTACCAAATATGAGCACACTGGCTTCACAGGCGGATTGAATTATTACAGAGCAATTGATCT AAACTGGGAACTGACAGCACCATGGACGGGGGCAAAAATAGAAGTACCAGTTAAGTTCATAGTGGGAGATTTGGACCTAACTTATAATTTAGTAGGAGTCAAGGATTATATCAACAAAGGTGGGTTCAAGAAAAATGTACCTTTGCTAGAAGATGTGGTTATCTTGAAAGGGGTAGCACATTTTCTTCAACAAGAAAAGCCTGATGAAGTTAACCAACACATCCATGTCTTCTTCCAGAGCTTTTCTTCCTCTGAAACTTCTGCATCCTGA